A stretch of the Aegilops tauschii subsp. strangulata cultivar AL8/78 chromosome 4, Aet v6.0, whole genome shotgun sequence genome encodes the following:
- the LOC109762225 gene encoding uncharacterized protein yields MSREGGESPPLPPARPRPLAAARGGGGEGKGESAGGKGSSPTARGSAREGGDEGILVFPPPPTGRVAVAINSRSTGRWTVGQHAVAVQVGSPSPLFSGRRLAPSLCWKARRAGGSSPRRGPLPSPRAADLGSLFFHGHSLGLLPAEIVQDDDKGFDSYTNLIKVAVLDTPDVVSQSNATLSCSLKGRQPAMGWFSIIM; encoded by the exons ATGTCCCGCGAGGGGGGGGAGtccccgccgctgccgccggcccGGCCGCGCCCTCTGGCGGCGGcgagagggggaggaggggaggggaagGGAGAGTCGGCCGGCGGCAAGGGTTCCTCCCCAACCGCCCGCGGGAGCGCCAGAGAAGGAGGGGACGAG GGCATTCTCGTCTTTCCACCACCACCCACTGGTCGAGTAGCCGTCGCCATCAACAGTAGAAGCACTGGTCGCTGGACCGTAGGTCAACACGCCGTCGCCGTACAAGTCGGATCTCCTTCGCCCCTCTTCTCCGGCCGCCGGCTGGCGCCCTCCCTTTGCTGGAAGGCGAGAAGGGCCGGCGGATCCAGTCCCCGGCGTGGTCCTCTCCCTTCACCTCGCGCCGCCGACCTGGGCTCCCTCTTCTTCCACGGCCACAGCTTGGGGTTGCTGCCGGCTGAGATCGTCCAAGACGACGACAAAGGGTTTGACTCCTACACCAATCTCATCAAG GTTGCTGTTCTCGACACTCCTGATGTTGTTTCTCAGAGCAATGCCACGCTAAG TTGCTCGCTCAAAGGGCGACAACCTGCTATGGGGTGGTTCTCCAT AATTATGTGA